TCATCCTGACTATTTTGTCTGTAGAGTAATGGGTGAATCGATGAACAAAGTCATTCCGAACAGAAGCCTGTGTTTATTCAAAAAATATTCAGCAGGCAGTAGAAACGGGTTGATCACCTTGGTTGAAGGTGCTGATATCTTCGACAGTGAAACGGGTGCAAACTACACCATAAAGGAATATACCAGTAAAAAGACCATTGATGAGGAAGGGTGGCATCATGAAGAAATTTCTTTAAAACCTTTATCTACTCAATCTTTTGAAGCTATTTCTTTACGAGATGAGGAGACGATGAATTTTAAGGTGATTGGGGTGTTTGAGAAAGTGTTATAAACTAAAGTTAGACAAAAAACAAAAAAACATTTTGAGTCCAAAACCACTAGTACAGATAAAGAAAAACATTAGATGGTTTATAAACTTTTTGGGTGGAGTAAGGGGGAGAACGAGATTGTGGAAAAGATAAAAATTAAATTGAAATAAAACCAAAACTCACGCAACTGCAAAGTTTGTTGTTGTCGCGGTTGGCGGTTGGGGAGGAAGTGAGTGCTTAAAATAAAGAAAACTAAAACTAATATCTATAAAAACGTAACAATGATAAATAAAGGATCTGAATGGAATATTTGGGATTTACATGTACATACGCCAGCATCGATTTTCCATAGATATGGAAATGATAGTGATGTGTGGGAAAAATATATAACCGATTTAGAAAACTTGCCTAGCGAGTTTAAGGTTGTAGGGATAAATGATTATTTCTTTATTGATGGATATGAAAGATTATTACGCGAACAGAACGAAAATGGGCGTTTAAATAATTTGTTGTTAATACCTGTTTTAGAATTCAGAATTGAAAAGTTTGCTGGAGTTGATTTTAAAAATCTTAAACGAATAAATTTTCACGTTATATTTTCCCCTGAAGTTTCAATTGAAACAATTAAAAGTCAGTTTCTTAATACTTTAGAACAATCCTATGTTTTAGAATCTGACGGAGCCGCATGGACTAGGGCAATAACGAGAAGTAGTGTAGAAGAATTAGGACGAAAGATAAAAGAAAGTGTTCCTGCAGATCAACTGCACAATTACGGTTCCGATTTGATTGAAGGATTTAATAATCTGAATTTATAGGAAAGTCAGATTTTTGATTCTTTAAATAAAGATTGTTTTACCGATAAATATCTCATTGCTATAGGTAAAACCGAATGGGATAAATTGCAATGGACAGATGCATCGATTGCTCAAAAGAAATCTATAATTAATAGCGCAAATATAGTTTTTACGGCAGCAGAGTCAATTGAGAATTATAATAAGGCGAAAGAAAAACTTAATTCACAAAATGTCAATGATTTTTTATTTGATTGCAGTGATGCCCATTCTTTTTCTACGGAAACATCTGAAAAAGATAGAGTTGGAAATTGTTTAAATTGGTTAAAGTCCGATATATCTTTTCATGGGTTGAAACAAGTTTTAATAGAGAAAGAAAGTAGATTGTTTGTAGGAGATAAACCTAATATTAATTTAAGAGTTAACACTAACAGGACTAAATATATTGAATCGATTACAATAAATCAAGTGACGGGATATGATGAAAGTTCTCATGGTGTCTGGTTTAGAGATATTGAAATACCTCTAAATCCTGAATTAGTTGCTATTATCGGTAATAAAGGAAATGGCAAAAGCGCTTTAGCTGATATAATAGGACTTTGTGGAGATTACAATGGAAGACATGATGATTTTTCTTTCTTGAATAAAAAAAAGTTTGGCGAGAATAGTGGCCGTATTTCCCAGAATTTTGAAGCAAAACTAAAATGGTTAAGCGGTGCTGAAAGTGTAAAAAATCTAAATCACAAAACTGATAGTCTACATACAGAAAAAGTAAAGTATTTACCACAAGGCTATTTTGAAAGTATTACTAATGAATCTGTAGAAGATTTTAATAAGGAAATCGAGAATGTTGTATTTACTCACTTGGAAGAAGATGAGAAGTTAGGAAAGACAAACTTCAAGGAACTAATTGATTATAAAAATAGTGTAAGCAAAGAAGAAATTATTCTGTTGAAAGGTAAATTACATTCTATTAATGAATCAATACTAAATAAAGAAATTAAGTTAAATCCTTTACACCAAAATAGTATTGAAGAACATATTAAGCAAAGGCAAGATGAGTTAGATGCTTTAATTGAGCCAATTGCTGTTACAAACCCTAATGATGATCCTGACCATGCAGAACAGAATAAAAATATTAATGATGAGGTCGAAGAGTTAACTAATAAAATAAATCAGCAAGAAGACAAAATAAAAGCAACTGAAGAGCTAAAAGGGACTCTTCTCATTGAGTTAAACGAGTTAAAATCAGTAAAACAACGAATTGTTAATAAAATTAAAGAAGTTGTTGATTTTAAAAATAGTTTAGCTTCAGAAATATCAAAATATGAAAATCTCGACATTGATCAATTAATTACAGTTACTTCAAATCTAGAAACTCTAGAAACACTGTTGTCTGAAAAAAACATGCAATACGAAGTTTACAAATTATCATTAGATGAATCTATTTCGACGGATCCTACATACAAATCTGAAAAAGCTATTCTAAAAGAATACATAGAAAGAAAAGAAGAAATACAAAAATCTTTAGGTGAAGCTGACAAGATTTACCAGCATTATCTGTTAGAAAAAAAGAATTGGGAAGATCTTAAAAATAAAATAATTGGTACTCCAACCACTCATGGTACGCTCGAGTTCTATAAAAAAGAACTAAACTATTTAAATACAAACCTCACAAGTGATATTGAAACCGATAAAATTGAAAGATTAAGATTGACTAAAGAGATCTTTGACTTAAAAACTTCTGTATTATCAACTTACCAAAACGTAAAACAACGTATTGACAATATTATTTGTGAAAACAATGAATTACTATCTGAATATCCGATAGAAATAGAAGCGTCTTTTACCCTTACTTCAAGTTTTCAGAAACGGTTTTTAGATTTTATATCTTTTAATAAAGCTGGAACTTTTTACGGAAAAGAAAATGCAGAATTACAATTCAGAAAACTAATTGAGAATGCGGATATTAGCATTTTTGATGGTGTTAGTAAGCTATTGGAAAATTTAGTAAATCCATTTTTTACTGATTTAAGAGAGCCAGAGAAAAAGACATATATTGAAAATCAAGTAAATGATGTGGTGGATTTGTATGATTATTTATTTTCCCTTGATTTCGTTGACTATAATTATGAATTACGACAGGGAAATAAAAATTTAGATCAGCTATCTCCCGGGGAAAAAGGAGCTTTGTTATTAATATTTTATCTGCTACTTGATAATAATGATATTCCATTAATCATTGATCAGCCGGAAGATAATCTCGATAATCACAGCGTTGCAAATATTTTAGTTCCATTTATTAAGAAAGCTAAATCAAAAAGACAAATAATACTAGTTACGCATAATCCAAATTTAGCAGTTGTCGCAGATGCAGAACAAGTAATTTACACTGAACTTGATAAAGAAAATAATTATAAATTTTCATTTAAAGCAGGTGCAATCGAAAATCCCAAAATTAACGAGTGTATTGTAAAAGTTTTAGAAGGAGCAATGCCTGCATTTAATAAAAGAAAATTAAAATATTACGAGAATATTTAATCAAAGAAATATATAAGATCCAATTATAAAAATCCATTTATCCATGTTATGAAAAAGGAAGGGTATGTACATCTCATCAGGATACTGACTAAGGAAAACCTTAGTGATTTTCTATTGTCGTGTTATCCCGACTGGAGTGACAGAGGCGACATCAAAGCATAGCTAAAAAGGGAATCAGTGAGTTGCAAGCGTCCGGTTATCCGCCTAATATACCGGATGAAGTGTACAATAATATGCTGGAGCAGGGAGAGAATTTTAAGAGTAACAGAAATTAACCATTAACATAAAACACAAATGACTGAAACCTTTACACCCGAAATCATTGTAAAAAGCACCCCTTATTTCAATTATACTTTTAGTTTGAATAAGTATAATTTTCTGTCTTCAGTTACGGTCGTAAATTTAAACGAAGAACTGGAAAATCTTAAAGTGGAAATAACTTCAAGCCAAGGAATATTCGAAAAGTACAGTACTTTCATAGATAAGGTTTCCGGCGGCTCTTTTACCCTTACTCATTTTGATTTTCACTATCAGTTGCAGCTGCTTAAAAACCTGTCAGAAAAAGATATTGACAGCATCAGGATTACCGTCATTTCAAATGATACGGAAGTGGCTGCAACGCAATTTAATTTAGACGTTTTGCCCATAGACTATTTCGGCGGTTTACAGTTTCTTCCACAACTACTGAGTTCATATGTTACTCCTAATAATTCCAAGATCTATGAAATAAAATCTGATGCCATAAAAATTCTGGAGCAAAATGGGTTTACGTTGGCATTTGAGGGTTATCAGGCTCAAAATAAAGATAGGGTAATTCAACTGGTTTCTGCATTATACAAGGCTATTCAGAACAAAGAGTTGATTTATAGTGCGATGCCGCCGAGTTTTGAAAATCATGGTCAACGAATCCGACTTGTAGATCAGGTTATTGAAACTAAATTTGGAAACTGTATTGACATTACCCTTCTGTTCGCAGCATGTCTTGAAGCAAGCGATCTAAACCCCATCGTCATTATTACAAAAGGGCACGCTTTTGTAGGAGTCTGGCTTGAAGATAAGCGTTTCGAGTCGATGATCAATTTTGATCAGGCAGCGATCGCCAAGAGAATTGCGCAAGGAATCAGGGAGATTATAATAATTGAAACTACCACTCTCTGTAAAGGAAGCAACATACCGTTCAGCAAAGCGATCGCAGAAGCTGAAGTGCAATTACTGAACGAGGCGGATTTTGTTCTTTCCCTCGATATTAAAAATACAAGATCTAATGGCGTGGTGCCTTTATCAATATCACCGATTAATTCGGGATTAAAGAATAATATTCCATCTGTGGGCGGTATGGCCGACATTGTTTTAGATGACGAATACGATCTTGGTGAAACCTACGACAATCTTGAACTTACCGATTTCACCAATCTTACCAAACAGAAAATATGGGAGAGGAAACTGCTGGATTTATCATTGCGGAATAATCTGCTCAATTTACGTTTTACCAAGAGCATGCTTCAGATTGTTGATCTAAAAATTAACCTGCTTGAGGATACTTTCGCCGAAGGCAAGGCATACACCATACAGCCGGATAATAATCAGCCGGTTACGCGAAAATATAACAACTATCTGCCACCTATACACAGTTCCTCTGATTTATTTAAACTTGCAAACGATGAGTTCAAATATAATCGCCTGCTTACGACCTACCATAATGATGATTTAGACGCTATTTTAACGAACCTTTTCCGTACCTCCAAACTTGCCGAAGAAGAAAACGGAAAAAGTACTTTATATCTGGGTCTCGGTCTACTGAAGTGGTTTGAACCCAGAAATAGAAACGTCCCGCGTTTTGCGCCCATCTTGCTTATTCCTGTGGAACTGTTCAGAAAATCAGTCACTTCGAAATATACTTTGAGAAGCCGCGAAGAAGAAACCATGATTAACATCACGTTAATCGAGTATTTGAAGCAGGAATACAATCTGAATCTGCATGCGTTGCAAACGCTGCCAATGGACGATTTAGGTGTAGATGTCCCTAGGGTTCTAGCTATGATCCGCAGCGCAGTGCTTAATTTGGAAGGTTGGGACGTATTGGAGCAGATTGTTTTAGGTACTTTTTCATTTAATAAACTCATCTTATGGCAGGATATTTCCAAATATGCTGAGGAAATTCAAAAAAGCCCTATCGTAAAAAGTCTGATTGACGGTAAGTTATCCAATACTTTGGAAAGTGTAGAGGCGGACTATCTTGAGTTGGAAAATCTGGCTTCGGCGGCATTAACTTTGCCCATTCCAGCGGACAATTCCCAGTTAAATGCGGTACTGAATGCCAATCAGAACAAAACATTCATTCTTCATGGTCCGCCGGGAACGGGAAAATCACAGACCATTACCAATATTATTGCAGACGCACTAGCCAACAATAAAAAAGTATTGTTTGTGGCAGCAAAAAAAGCGGCATTAGATGTCGTACACAAGCGATTGGAAAATATTGGACTGGCACCTTTCTGCTTAGAATTGCACTCTAATAAATCTAAGAAGTCAGATGTATTAAAACAGTTCGAAGAGGTCCTAGCGGTACCTAAGTATCAGCTGAACAAAAATTTTTTACAGGAAGCGACACGGCTAGACGAACGTAAAAATGAAATAAACAAATACGTCACTCAGTTACATCATAAAAATTCAATAGGTTGGAGCTTATATGATTCCATTTCGTTTTTGGAAAGTAATACAGTTTCCTACTTTGACGGAGAAAAAGTACATATTGATTTTAAAAATCTAACAATTTCAAAATGGAATACCTGGAACGATTGGATTGTGCCCTTCAGTTCTATTGGTGTGAAAACCGGTGCGCCCTCTACTCATCCGTTACGTCTAGTGAAAATAGACAGCCATCAGTTCGACCATCAGAATAATCTTTCGAAAGCGATTGAGAACTACCGCTCGACTTATGAGAAAGCCCAGGATTTATTTAATAAGTATCAAATTGACAGTAATCAGTACAAGGCCTTTTCATCGGTTTTTAGCTTTATTAAAGAAAACCAAATTCATCCAGCGCTTTTTGAGTTCTATTTCGACAAAGAAAAACAGCAGGATCTGAACCAATGGGTTGAATTTAATGCTAAAATGCAAAGTCTGGAATCTGCCATTACAGTAAAATTCAGCGAGAATATTCTGGGAATGGATGTCGCTCCCTTACGAATAACCTGGAACCAATACAGACATGCGTGGTTTTTGCCAAAATGGATCAATCAGCGAAAAGTAAAGAAGCAGTTGCAGGGTTATGCCAATTCAAAAATAGAATCCGAAGAAATTATTGATCAACTATTTAGCCGGCTGGAAGAGTATCAGACTGTAAAGGGTAAGCTTTCTGAAAATAAGTTTAATGTTTACAGCAGTTTGCGCGCACATTATTTCCTGAATGATAATCTGGACACTAAACATCTCCAAACGTCTCTGCGCCACGTGGAACAACTGGATATAAGTCTTAAACAGTCTTTGGTTGAAAGCCCGGAGGAATGGATGAAAGGGAACTTTATAAATCTGAATATAACACAGGAAATTGAGCAGATCACAGCGGACGCAAACCTGCTGGAAAATACGGAAGAGCATCTTAAAAATTATCTGTCAGAAATTCCGAATCTGGAGAAGCTTTCGGACATAAAAGTCAATCTTCATCAGT
The window above is part of the Kaistella faecalis genome. Proteins encoded here:
- a CDS encoding TrlF family AAA-like ATPase; the encoded protein is MAIGKTEWDKLQWTDASIAQKKSIINSANIVFTAAESIENYNKAKEKLNSQNVNDFLFDCSDAHSFSTETSEKDRVGNCLNWLKSDISFHGLKQVLIEKESRLFVGDKPNINLRVNTNRTKYIESITINQVTGYDESSHGVWFRDIEIPLNPELVAIIGNKGNGKSALADIIGLCGDYNGRHDDFSFLNKKKFGENSGRISQNFEAKLKWLSGAESVKNLNHKTDSLHTEKVKYLPQGYFESITNESVEDFNKEIENVVFTHLEEDEKLGKTNFKELIDYKNSVSKEEIILLKGKLHSINESILNKEIKLNPLHQNSIEEHIKQRQDELDALIEPIAVTNPNDDPDHAEQNKNINDEVEELTNKINQQEDKIKATEELKGTLLIELNELKSVKQRIVNKIKEVVDFKNSLASEISKYENLDIDQLITVTSNLETLETLLSEKNMQYEVYKLSLDESISTDPTYKSEKAILKEYIERKEEIQKSLGEADKIYQHYLLEKKNWEDLKNKIIGTPTTHGTLEFYKKELNYLNTNLTSDIETDKIERLRLTKEIFDLKTSVLSTYQNVKQRIDNIICENNELLSEYPIEIEASFTLTSSFQKRFLDFISFNKAGTFYGKENAELQFRKLIENADISIFDGVSKLLENLVNPFFTDLREPEKKTYIENQVNDVVDLYDYLFSLDFVDYNYELRQGNKNLDQLSPGEKGALLLIFYLLLDNNDIPLIIDQPEDNLDNHSVANILVPFIKKAKSKRQIILVTHNPNLAVVADAEQVIYTELDKENNYKFSFKAGAIENPKINECIVKVLEGAMPAFNKRKLKYYENI
- a CDS encoding DUF3320 domain-containing protein, yielding MTETFTPEIIVKSTPYFNYTFSLNKYNFLSSVTVVNLNEELENLKVEITSSQGIFEKYSTFIDKVSGGSFTLTHFDFHYQLQLLKNLSEKDIDSIRITVISNDTEVAATQFNLDVLPIDYFGGLQFLPQLLSSYVTPNNSKIYEIKSDAIKILEQNGFTLAFEGYQAQNKDRVIQLVSALYKAIQNKELIYSAMPPSFENHGQRIRLVDQVIETKFGNCIDITLLFAACLEASDLNPIVIITKGHAFVGVWLEDKRFESMINFDQAAIAKRIAQGIREIIIIETTTLCKGSNIPFSKAIAEAEVQLLNEADFVLSLDIKNTRSNGVVPLSISPINSGLKNNIPSVGGMADIVLDDEYDLGETYDNLELTDFTNLTKQKIWERKLLDLSLRNNLLNLRFTKSMLQIVDLKINLLEDTFAEGKAYTIQPDNNQPVTRKYNNYLPPIHSSSDLFKLANDEFKYNRLLTTYHNDDLDAILTNLFRTSKLAEEENGKSTLYLGLGLLKWFEPRNRNVPRFAPILLIPVELFRKSVTSKYTLRSREEETMINITLIEYLKQEYNLNLHALQTLPMDDLGVDVPRVLAMIRSAVLNLEGWDVLEQIVLGTFSFNKLILWQDISKYAEEIQKSPIVKSLIDGKLSNTLESVEADYLELENLASAALTLPIPADNSQLNAVLNANQNKTFILHGPPGTGKSQTITNIIADALANNKKVLFVAAKKAALDVVHKRLENIGLAPFCLELHSNKSKKSDVLKQFEEVLAVPKYQLNKNFLQEATRLDERKNEINKYVTQLHHKNSIGWSLYDSISFLESNTVSYFDGEKVHIDFKNLTISKWNTWNDWIVPFSSIGVKTGAPSTHPLRLVKIDSHQFDHQNNLSKAIENYRSTYEKAQDLFNKYQIDSNQYKAFSSVFSFIKENQIHPALFEFYFDKEKQQDLNQWVEFNAKMQSLESAITVKFSENILGMDVAPLRITWNQYRHAWFLPKWINQRKVKKQLQGYANSKIESEEIIDQLFSRLEEYQTVKGKLSENKFNVYSSLRAHYFLNDNLDTKHLQTSLRHVEQLDISLKQSLVESPEEWMKGNFINLNITQEIEQITADANLLENTEEHLKNYLSEIPNLEKLSDIKVNLHQLENWINYNIYSTKAQEIDLKWFVDLLEEGKVNPNNIQFDFNKILHFNHFIQTTYNSEVLTGFDINIYESLIQQYKKLHKEFVDISKNKLIVKLSSNIPNFSQDAAQSSEIGFLQKAIRSRGRGVSIRRLFDQIPALIPRLKPCMLMSPISVAQYFDVDSEHFDLVIFDEASQLPTSEAISALARAKQAIIVGDPKQMPPTSFFSSSKVDEDNLEMEDLESILEDCLALSIPSNYLLRHYRSKHESLISFSNKNFYDSKLLTFPSPDDLNQKVTFEFVEGFYDKGKTRTNKNEAFAIINYIKKHLSLGIRKSLGVVTFSQTQQTLIEDLLQKLFQENPQLEEFAMNTEEPIFIKNLENVQGDERDFILFSIGYGPDEENKISMNFGPLNRDGGWRRLNVAVTRARYEMKVFSSLKSDQIDLNRTKSEGVKGLKDFLHFAEKGNFSLRLPAENTDKISLTESIAKHLESKGLKVSRNIGTSDYKVDLGIVHPENENEYVLGILVDSENYYNIHTTNDRELLAPNVLAGLDWNLYRIWTLDWLKNKDKIIAQVEEKVEHYKNLPKEEKTVEPVLPTDALRSQNPLLEIESIGFNKAMIPYESAVIEFAASANSESIYFLENRTLLIDQFTKIISVEAPISKNYLFRKVLKLWNTARAGTKLNGYLTQIVESIPAVSKNETHQVFYWNEMVNPENLHQYRDNSVEKRSIEDISQEEIMLVVMEILEMNLSLGKEDLVRITSKTLGFMKVGNQIAQIISAAINILLETGNVNIKDGRVNVV